In one window of Solanum pennellii chromosome 2, SPENNV200 DNA:
- the LOC107010752 gene encoding equilibrative nucleotide transporter 3-like has protein sequence MDIPSPTKLKGKFVGILVCWILGFGSLIAWNSLMSIGDYYYALFPNYHPSRVLTLVYQPFALGTIVILAYNEAKVDTRKRILAGYILYTLSTLTLILLDLATSGRGGIGNYIGVCAIVGCFGIGDAIVQGGMTGDLSFMCPEFIQSFFAGLAASGAVTSGLRLMAKAAFENSNNGLRKGVMLFLAISVFFEFLCILLYAFIFPKLPIVKHYRTKAAVEGSTTVAADLAAAGIETQSIEKTNNDAKQSERLSTKQLFFQNIDYELDLYLIYVATLSIFPGFLYENTGTHKLGSWYALVLIAMYNVWDLIGRYVPLIDKIKLKSRKGLMIATLSRFLLVPCFYFTAKYGDQGWMIFLVSFLGLTNGHLTVCVMTAAPKGYKGPEQNALGNLLVVFILCGICSGVALDWLWIIGNGKF, from the exons ATGGATATTCCAAGTCCTACCAAGCTTAAG GGGAAATTTGTGGGTATTCTTGTTTGTTGGATTCTTGGATTTGGATCTCTCATTGCTTGGAATAGTTTAATGAGCATAGGAGATTACTACTACGCACTGTTTCCG aattatcatccttcAAGGGTACTCACCTTAGTGTATCAGCCATTTGCACTTGGAACAATAGTGATTCTTGCATATAACGAGGCAAAAGTTGATACAAGAAAACGCATCTTAGCAGGGTATATCCTGTATACCTTAAGCACACTCACGCTCATACTG ttgGATTTGGCAACTTCTGGTAGGGGTGGAATAGGAAATTACATTGGTGTATGCGCCATCGTAGGTTGTTTTGGAATTGGGGATGCTATTGTTCAAGGTGGAATGACCGGAGATTTATCATTCATGTGCCCGGAGTTCATTCAA TCGTTTTTCGCTGGTCTTGCTGCTTCTGGTGCAGTTACGTCTGGTTTAAGGTTAATGGCCAAGGCAGCTTTTGAAAACAGTAACAACGGTCTACGCAAAGGAGTTA TGTTGTTCCTTGCCATCTCCGTATTCTTTGAATTCCTATGCATCCTTCTATATGCATTCATATTCCCTAAGCTACCAATTGTGAAGCACTACCGCACAAAGGCAGCTGTAGAAGGATCAACAACTGTTGCAGCAGACTTAGCTGCTGCAGGCATCGAAACTCAATCAATCGAAAAA ACTAATAATGATGCTAAACAATCGGAACGTCTTAGCACCAAACAACTATTTTTCCAGAATATTGACTATGAGTTGGACCTGTACTTGATTTATGTCGCTACTTTATCAATTTTCCCCGGGTTCTTGTATGAAAACACTGGTACCCACAAATTGGGATCATG GTATGCTCTAGTTTTGATAGCAATGTACAATGTTTGGGATCTGATAGGGAGATATGTTCCACTGATTGATAAAATCAAGTTGAAATCACGAAAGGGCCTCATGATCGCGACCCTCTCACGTTTCTTACTGGTCCCTTGCTTCTACTTCACTGCAAAATATGGTGATCAAGGCTGGATGATATTTCTGGTATCCTTCTTGGGACTCACAAATGGTCATCTCACAGTTTGTGTCATGACAGCTGCACCTAAAGGATACAAG GGTCCTGAGCAAAATGCATTGGGTAATTTGCTAGTGGTATTCATATTATGTGGAATATGTTCTGGTGTTGCTTTAGATTGGTTGTGGATTATTGGTAATGGAAAATTCTGA
- the LOC107009177 gene encoding uncharacterized protein LOC107009177 has protein sequence MAGTEHITIDCVEVPSRPLRSSVVKLLDVEQRRNVLNQMNWDLELQALEVVSKLEQHTLFLFAWMGGISIYLTTSIPSAMAFAMSILLMCLFLADLFIHIGMAKSRITKMNVLIMNLTRSYKYLREETRNLMEFDRSKKGRLANVVDNSEGPVMHMDSFIARTKTICDDATDFSDFEKAHHKMIDVSWGIGGIFIPVVLFMTFCNYYYGQDSSSPDKLSFAV, from the exons ATGGCTGGAACAGAACATATAACTATTGATTGTGTTGAAG tCCCTTCACGCCCTTTGCGTTCAAGTGTTGTGAAGTTGTTAGATGTGGAACAGAGAAGGAATGTGTTAAATCAAATGAACTGGGACTTGGAACTACAAGCACTTGAGGTTGTATCTAAACTAGAGCAGCATACCCTCTTTCTTTTCGCATGGATGGGAGGAATTAGTATCTACCTAACCACCAGTATACCTTCTGCTATGGCCTTTGCCATGTCTATTCTATTGATGTGTTTATTTTTGGCTGATTTGTTCATACACATTGGCATGGCAAAATCAAGAATTACAAAAATGAATGTGCTCATCATGAATTTGACGCgaagttataaatatttaagagAAGAAACAAGGAATCTAATGGAATTTGACCGAAGCAAGAAAGGAAGGCTAGCTAATGTTGTGGATAACAGTGAAGGTCCTGTCATGCACATGGACTCTTTTATTGCCAGAACTAAGACTATTTGTGATGACGCCACAGATTTTTCTGACTTTGAGAAAGCTCACCATAAGATGATCGATGTGTCCTGGGGGATCGGAGGTATCTTCATTCCTGTTGTGCTGTTCATGACATTTTGTAACTATTACTATG GACAGGATTCCTCGTCTCCTGACAAGCTGTCTTTTGCTGTATGA